A window of Flavobacterium psychrophilum genomic DNA:
TGCAGGAAGGCTGCCAAATTGATCATATTGAACTTCCGGAAAAAGGAAAGGCTCTAATGAAGGTTTGTCAGCAGCCTGAAACCAGTTATTCTGTTCCTCGATAGACGCAAATTTTCTATAAACAGGTAGTGGGTAGTCAAATTTTACATTGATCCTGTTATGAACCCTCTCATAGAAAGGAATCATATAATCAAGATGTATTGCTGAATCCTGAGGTAAACTGAAACGTTTTAAAACAACAGGATTATACAACCCTGCAGCTACCCTGGAAGAGTTTTGGGAATCATCATTAATAACAACAAAAGATTTCCCGTTTTCTATAGCTGTCTCAGCAAAACTAATCCCGGCAAGTCCCGCCCCGATAATTAAAAAGTCTTTCATTGTGTAAAAATAAAAAACTCTTACCACAAGGGTAAGAGTTTTTATTATTTAGAAGATATACTAATTAGTAGTTCCACATATCCTGCTCAAAGTTACGTATCTTATCTTTGATACGTTCTGCCTCAAGCAATTGTAATTGTGAATTATCTTTCATGTAGTCTTCGATAAGCCTGTCTCCATAAACATTCTCTTCTTTAACTATGTTAGAACTAAAACGTCTAGAGTTAAGTAAGTGATCAAATGTTATAGGTAAAGCCGAGTTTTTCTCATTAAACGCTTTTGCTTTGTGAAGAACGTCTCTTGCTCCAGGGTAAAATACCCAGAAAAGCTCGATCGGTTCAGCTTCAGATCCCTGTCTTAATTTAGTAAGGGCATCTACAGCCATTGGGCAAATACCAAGAATCCTGTACTTCATTTCACCTTGTCTCTTATCAAAATACCAAGTACCAACAATTTTATATTTGGTAACATCGGCACCTGTAAGCTCAGATGTAGTATAGTGTTCGTCAGTAAGTAGACCTTTAGCTTTTAAAGCTTCTTCAGATTTACCCGGATTTTGGTTCATGATCTCACGTCCGTAATCATTTAATTCTTTAAAGAAGAAAACCGACTGGATATCATCACCTGTTTTTTTCCTGGTAAAATAAGAGTCATCATAAACCTGAGTTAATGATCCATCTTTGATAGCAGAAATTAAAACACTGAATAGTGACCTTCTATCGCTACCTATGTTATCCTCAATAGGAAAATACATAGGAAAGTTAATTCTCTGGTCAAGATCTATTACTTCCCAAACTTTTCTGGCAAGCAAAACATCCCTATCACCCACATAACCGTAAGGCAGCGGCTTATCATTATCTAACGAGTCCTGCGCTGAGGTTTTTTTACCTATCTCATCCGGCGTTTTTGCGTTTAATAGGTTAGACTGCCCAAAAGAGCTTGCCACACCAGCAAAGAATAAAGCCGCTAATAAAAAATTTCTGCTATTCATTATTTTAATTTTAAACTGTAAAAGAAAAACGTTCTTTTAGATCAAATTATTGTACTTCCCAAGCGAATGAAGAAGACCTAGGTGGTTTATAACCTCCAGCACCTGTGATTTTAGTTTCTATGTTGTTGATAACGATAACGTCACCTCTTTTAGCTTTACCGATTGCAGCAAGAGCTTGAGCACCAAATCTGGCGCCTTGGTTAATGATTGCAGGGCTTCCAGGAACATAGATTTCAAATGATTCTACAGAAGTTTGGATATCAAACACGAAGTCAGGGAATGATACATTAACTGTAGAAGAAGAAAGGTCATTTTTATTTCCTTTAGCAGAACCTACTTTACCTCTTAGCATCGGAACCGGTGCAGGAATTGGCCTTACATTAAATGTCTTTTTAGAAGATACTGAAGATCCATCAGGTAACTTACCTGTTACAGATACAATAGCAGTAGTTCCAGAAACACCTGTAACATTCCAGTTATACTGACCTGATTTAGATCCTTTACGGAAACTACCACCAGCTGTTGCATTAACATTGTTATCAGATATACCAGCAAATGAAACAGTCATTGGGTTTTCAACACCACGGTAAACCGAGTTCATTTTGTCTGCAGAGATTGTAGCCTCATTTGGACGAGGTACAACTACATAGCTTCCTTCAATTGGAATTGGCACTTCTTTACCACCTTCCATGAAAACAAATTTACCAGTAATATCATGCTCTCCAGTACCAGCAGCACCGAAAGAGAATTTAGCCTGTCCGTTTTCAATTTTAGCTCCACTACCGTTTACGCTAACTGAAGTTGGAACTGTATTCTCGTCATAACGACCAAGTACTACCCTACCAGTTACAGGCTCACCAGAGAAAAACGCTGATTTATCTGTAATAACGATAGCTTTATATTTAGTCATTGAAACTTGAGAAGTAAGGTTACCTTGTAGCATAGCTCCTAATACTTCAGACTCTGTAGTCTTAACATCAGCCTGTAATTGAGTTAATTTCGTTAAAGAGGCAACCATAGGGAAACCTTTATAATGATAATCTAACCAGTCAATTTTAACACCATCCCTGTTAGTTACTTTATCAGTATTAAATTTAGCTTTAACACTAGCAGCAACGTTAGGAACAGTTGCAGCAACACCCTCTCTGAATGCAGCTATCTTGTCAAGGAAAGCCTGACCTTCTTTAGAAATCTTATCTCCAGTGAAGAATTTGTTATCTAAGAAATCACCTTTATCCATAACCTCATAATCCTTAGGATTTTCCACTCCTTTAAGCATTTCTGCTTTAAGGCTTGTAAGGTATCCGTTAAGATCATCAGCTAATACTTTTACTTTATCAGCATTTGCTTTAAGGGCAGCATACTGTTTTGCATTTTCTTTAGCTTTATCAGCAAGACCAGACATAAAAGCCTCGTTTCTTGCAGTAGCGTCAGCATTAGATGCCTCTAATTTTTCGTTCATAAGACCGAAAGCGGATAGTACCTCTTTCGACATATTTAAAGCCAACATGGCGATGAAAACCAGATACATCAGGTTAATCATCTTTTGCCTAGGGGTTAATTTTCCTCCTGCCATTTCTAATTAGTTGTTTTGGATTTTGTTAGTTATATATAAAATACTAATTAGGCTTTGTTACCCATAGCAGAAAGCATACCACCGTAAACATTGTTTAATGAAGCAATGTTTTGAGTCATAGACTGCATTTCTTGTTTTAGTTTAGAAGCATTGTCAGCAATTTCTTTGTTAGCTTCAGCATTACGAGAAGCACTTTCTAACTGCACTTTGTAAAGGCTGTTTAGAGACTCCATCTGAG
This region includes:
- a CDS encoding gliding motility protein GldO codes for the protein MNSRNFLLAALFFAGVASSFGQSNLLNAKTPDEIGKKTSAQDSLDNDKPLPYGYVGDRDVLLARKVWEVIDLDQRINFPMYFPIEDNIGSDRRSLFSVLISAIKDGSLTQVYDDSYFTRKKTGDDIQSVFFFKELNDYGREIMNQNPGKSEEALKAKGLLTDEHYTTSELTGADVTKYKIVGTWYFDKRQGEMKYRILGICPMAVDALTKLRQGSEAEPIELFWVFYPGARDVLHKAKAFNEKNSALPITFDHLLNSRRFSSNIVKEENVYGDRLIEDYMKDNSQLQLLEAERIKDKIRNFEQDMWNY
- a CDS encoding gliding motility protein GldM is translated as MAGGKLTPRQKMINLMYLVFIAMLALNMSKEVLSAFGLMNEKLEASNADATARNEAFMSGLADKAKENAKQYAALKANADKVKVLADDLNGYLTSLKAEMLKGVENPKDYEVMDKGDFLDNKFFTGDKISKEGQAFLDKIAAFREGVAATVPNVAASVKAKFNTDKVTNRDGVKIDWLDYHYKGFPMVASLTKLTQLQADVKTTESEVLGAMLQGNLTSQVSMTKYKAIVITDKSAFFSGEPVTGRVVLGRYDENTVPTSVSVNGSGAKIENGQAKFSFGAAGTGEHDITGKFVFMEGGKEVPIPIEGSYVVVPRPNEATISADKMNSVYRGVENPMTVSFAGISDNNVNATAGGSFRKGSKSGQYNWNVTGVSGTTAIVSVTGKLPDGSSVSSKKTFNVRPIPAPVPMLRGKVGSAKGNKNDLSSSTVNVSFPDFVFDIQTSVESFEIYVPGSPAIINQGARFGAQALAAIGKAKRGDVIVINNIETKITGAGGYKPPRSSSFAWEVQ